A window of Abditibacteriota bacterium contains these coding sequences:
- the rplN gene encoding 50S ribosomal protein L14, producing MVQIYSRLKAADNSGAKEILVIRVLKGSNTRYAGIGDIIVGAVKSATPGATVKKSEVVRAVVVRTKRDICRPDGSILRFDDNAAVVINNNNEPRGTRIFGPVARELRDSGFMRIVSLAPEVL from the coding sequence ATGGTACAGATTTATTCCCGTTTGAAGGCCGCTGACAACAGCGGCGCCAAGGAAATACTCGTCATCAGAGTATTGAAGGGCTCCAATACCAGATACGCCGGCATCGGCGACATCATAGTAGGGGCGGTGAAGTCCGCCACCCCCGGCGCCACCGTCAAGAAGAGCGAGGTGGTGAGAGCCGTTGTAGTCCGCACCAAGAGAGATATCTGCCGCCCCGACGGTTCCATTCTGCGTTTTGACGACAACGCAGCGGTGGTCATCAACAACAACAACGAGCCCCGCGGAACACGTATTTTCGGACCTGTGGCAAGAGAGCTCAGAGACAGCGGTTTCATGAGAATAGTGTCTCTTGCTCCTGAAGTGCTGTAG
- a CDS encoding type Z 30S ribosomal protein S14, whose amino-acid sequence MAKTCLIEKQKRAPKFKVRAYNRCGVCGRSRGYIRKFGICRICFREMAHRGLIPGVTKSSW is encoded by the coding sequence ATGGCTAAAACATGTCTTATCGAAAAACAAAAGAGAGCGCCGAAGTTCAAGGTCAGAGCTTACAACCGCTGCGGCGTGTGCGGCAGGAGCCGCGGATACATCCGCAAGTTCGGCATTTGCCGCATCTGCTTCAGAGAGATGGCTCACCGCGGGCTTATCCCCGGCGTGACGAAATCCAGCTGGTAG
- the rpsS gene encoding 30S ribosomal protein S19, whose amino-acid sequence MARSLKKGPYADPKLLAKIEKMNESGSKSVIQTWSRRSTIFPQMIGHTIGVHDGRKHVPVFISENMVGHKLGEFAITRTFRGHQKSEKTSK is encoded by the coding sequence ATGGCTAGATCATTGAAGAAAGGCCCTTATGCCGACCCCAAGCTGCTTGCCAAGATCGAGAAGATGAACGAGTCCGGCTCCAAGTCTGTCATACAGACCTGGTCCCGCCGCTCCACCATATTCCCTCAGATGATCGGACACACCATCGGTGTGCACGACGGCAGAAAGCACGTACCCGTATTTATCAGTGAAAATATGGTGGGTCACAAGCTGGGTGAATTTGCTATCACCCGCACTTTCAGAGGGCATCAAAAGTCTGAGAAGACTTCGAAATAA
- the rplW gene encoding 50S ribosomal protein L23 — protein sequence MRDGYTILKRPVITEKAMDLTADGVYTFEVAMDSNKIEIRNAVETAFNVKVAKVNTLIVNGKKKNGYSRQGRGRRVTGTTAPWKKAYVTLQEGYKIDIYEGA from the coding sequence ATGAGAGACGGCTACACCATACTCAAGCGGCCTGTCATTACGGAAAAGGCCATGGACCTGACCGCCGACGGCGTGTACACCTTTGAGGTGGCCATGGACTCCAACAAGATAGAGATCCGCAATGCTGTCGAGACGGCCTTCAACGTCAAGGTCGCCAAGGTCAACACCCTGATCGTAAACGGCAAGAAAAAGAACGGTTACAGCAGACAGGGCAGGGGCCGCCGCGTCACCGGTACGACGGCGCCCTGGAAGAAGGCCTATGTGACCCTGCAGGAAGGCTACAAGATAGACATTTACGAAGGAGCCTAA
- the rpsQ gene encoding 30S ribosomal protein S17 produces the protein MDRGRRKIRTGQVISDKMDKTVVVSITSLVKHPLYGRFVKKTKKFKAHDENNECGIGDTIEIMETRPLSKDKRWRFSRMIEKAK, from the coding sequence ATGGATAGAGGAAGAAGAAAGATCAGGACCGGTCAGGTCATCAGTGACAAAATGGATAAGACTGTCGTAGTGTCCATCACATCTCTTGTGAAGCATCCTCTCTACGGAAGATTCGTCAAGAAGACCAAGAAGTTCAAGGCCCATGACGAAAACAACGAGTGCGGCATCGGCGATACCATAGAGATCATGGAGACGCGTCCTTTGTCCAAAGATAAGCGCTGGCGTTTTTCTCGCATGATAGAAAAGGCCAAATAA
- the rpmC gene encoding 50S ribosomal protein L29 yields the protein MKSTEYNSKVKAASDAELEKMLADERKNLFTLRQQKAFRQLDNVHAIPEAKKNIARILTEMRDREIKG from the coding sequence GTGAAGTCCACAGAATACAACAGCAAGGTCAAAGCAGCATCCGACGCCGAACTGGAGAAGATGCTCGCCGACGAGAGAAAGAATCTCTTTACTCTCAGGCAGCAGAAGGCTTTCAGACAGCTGGACAACGTTCACGCTATCCCCGAAGCCAAGAAGAACATCGCTCGCATCCTCACCGAGATGAGAGACCGCGAGATAAAAGGATAA
- the rplF gene encoding 50S ribosomal protein L6, whose protein sequence is MSRIGKLPIAIPKGVEVKLDATNINVKGPKGSLDVALHPDITVKVEDGNIVCTRPTDRPEHRSLHGLMRALINNAVTGVTAGFEKKLNIIGVGYRCEMAGKNLKLIVGYSNDVIIEPLEGITFECGIEGPQRTPFIFVRGISKETVGQQAALIRRVRPPEPYKGKGIRYAGEYVRRKVGKAAVKK, encoded by the coding sequence ATGAGTAGAATAGGAAAGCTGCCCATCGCCATACCCAAGGGCGTGGAAGTCAAGCTGGATGCCACCAACATCAACGTCAAGGGCCCCAAGGGCTCTCTGGACGTCGCTCTTCATCCCGACATCACTGTCAAGGTGGAGGACGGCAACATAGTATGCACCAGACCCACCGACAGACCCGAGCACAGGAGTCTGCACGGTCTGATGAGGGCTCTGATCAACAACGCTGTGACAGGCGTCACCGCCGGCTTTGAAAAGAAGCTCAATATCATCGGCGTGGGCTACCGCTGCGAAATGGCGGGCAAGAATCTGAAGCTGATCGTCGGCTATTCCAACGACGTGATCATAGAGCCTCTGGAGGGCATCACCTTTGAATGCGGTATCGAAGGCCCTCAGAGAACTCCCTTTATCTTTGTCCGCGGTATCAGCAAGGAGACCGTAGGCCAGCAGGCCGCCCTTATACGCCGGGTGCGTCCTCCCGAGCCCTACAAGGGCAAGGGTATCCGCTATGCGGGCGAATACGTGCGCCGCAAGGTGGGCAAGGCCGCAGTCAAAAAATAA
- the rplD gene encoding 50S ribosomal protein L4, which produces MAKTQILNMAGTSAGEIELKDDIFAVEPNVALMHQVVVAEESNARQGTHDTKNRALITGGGIKPFRQKGTGRARQGSIRAPHMYHGAVVFGPHPRSYRQAAPRKMRHSAVKSAFSSRLTDGDIIVVDEIRLDSVSTKAFNGFVKAVGAAGKVLVIIAGDNEIVWKSARNIPGMCLRVAPQMSTRDILAADKIIIESAAIGKLEEVLLK; this is translated from the coding sequence ATGGCTAAGACACAAATTCTCAATATGGCCGGAACGTCAGCCGGTGAGATAGAATTGAAGGATGACATATTTGCAGTGGAGCCCAACGTAGCTCTGATGCATCAGGTGGTCGTGGCCGAGGAATCCAACGCCCGCCAGGGGACCCATGACACCAAGAACAGGGCCCTCATCACCGGCGGCGGCATCAAGCCCTTCCGCCAGAAGGGTACCGGCCGGGCCAGACAGGGCTCCATCCGCGCGCCCCATATGTATCACGGCGCAGTGGTGTTCGGCCCTCATCCCAGAAGCTACAGACAGGCTGCTCCCCGCAAGATGAGACACAGCGCGGTGAAGTCCGCCTTTTCGTCCCGTCTCACCGACGGCGATATCATCGTGGTGGACGAGATCAGGCTGGACTCTGTCAGCACCAAGGCTTTCAACGGCTTTGTCAAGGCCGTGGGAGCCGCAGGCAAGGTGCTGGTCATCATCGCCGGCGACAACGAGATCGTGTGGAAGTCTGCCCGCAACATACCCGGCATGTGCCTGAGAGTTGCTCCGCAGATGAGCACCCGCGACATTCTCGCGGCCGACAAGATCATCATCGAATCGGCTGCCATTGGCAAACTGGAGGAGGTTCTGTTAAAATGA
- the rpsJ gene encoding 30S ribosomal protein S10, producing the protein MSKDNKIRIKLKSFDARLLDQSAAKLVDTVRNTGATVSGPVMLPTEKDIYCVNRGTTIDKESMEHFETRTHKRLIDIYSNGPKTIDALFKLELPCGVDIEFKVPQ; encoded by the coding sequence ATGAGTAAAGACAATAAGATTCGTATCAAGCTGAAGTCCTTTGATGCCCGTTTGCTGGATCAGAGCGCTGCCAAGCTGGTGGATACGGTGCGCAACACCGGCGCCACGGTTTCGGGCCCTGTGATGCTCCCCACCGAGAAGGACATCTACTGCGTAAACAGAGGCACGACCATAGACAAGGAGTCTATGGAGCATTTTGAGACCAGGACGCACAAGAGACTCATAGACATTTACAGCAACGGTCCCAAGACCATTGATGCATTGTTCAAGCTTGAACTGCCCTGCGGCGTAGATATAGAATTTAAGGTGCCACAATAA
- the rplE gene encoding 50S ribosomal protein L5: MARLKDIYKQDVVPALMDKFQYKNIMQVPKVTKVVVSMGVGAAIQDPKIMDGAVSDITKITGQKPLVIKSRKSISNFKLREGMKVGTKVTLRGAMMYEFLDRFFNIALPRVRDFQGIDTESFDGRGNFSTGLKEQLVFPEIAYDKIDRIRGMNIAICTSANTDEEGRELLKALGLPFKR; this comes from the coding sequence ATGGCAAGATTAAAAGATATATACAAGCAGGACGTGGTTCCCGCTCTGATGGACAAGTTCCAGTACAAGAACATCATGCAGGTGCCCAAGGTCACCAAAGTGGTGGTCAGCATGGGCGTGGGCGCCGCTATCCAGGACCCCAAGATCATGGACGGCGCTGTCAGCGACATCACCAAGATCACCGGTCAGAAGCCCCTGGTCATCAAGTCCAGAAAGTCCATCTCCAACTTCAAGCTCCGCGAGGGCATGAAGGTGGGGACCAAGGTGACTCTCCGCGGCGCCATGATGTACGAGTTTCTCGACCGCTTCTTCAACATCGCTCTGCCCCGTGTCCGCGACTTTCAGGGCATAGACACCGAGAGCTTTGACGGCCGCGGCAATTTTTCCACCGGTCTGAAGGAACAGCTGGTATTCCCCGAGATCGCCTATGACAAGATAGACCGCATCAGAGGTATGAATATCGCTATTTGCACCTCTGCCAACACCGACGAGGAAGGAAGAGAGCTGCTGAAGGCTCTGGGACTTCCCTTCAAGAGATGA
- the rplV gene encoding 50S ribosomal protein L22: protein MQAIAKARNVRTSPRKARLVIDVVRGKRVDEALAMLQFTPNKAARLIEKVVRSAAANAENNYHMDAKNLKIGLAMVDGGPLMKRLRYAPMGRGYRMVKRLSHITIGVEECEPSVKKAKTAASVKAQEAGSEGGQE from the coding sequence ATGCAAGCTATTGCAAAAGCACGCAACGTGAGAACCTCGCCGCGCAAGGCTCGTCTTGTCATCGACGTAGTCAGAGGCAAGAGAGTCGACGAAGCTTTGGCTATGCTTCAGTTCACGCCGAACAAAGCAGCCAGACTGATCGAAAAAGTGGTTCGGTCAGCTGCAGCCAATGCCGAAAACAACTACCATATGGACGCCAAGAACCTGAAGATAGGTCTGGCCATGGTAGATGGCGGCCCACTGATGAAAAGACTCAGATACGCTCCCATGGGACGGGGTTACAGGATGGTCAAGAGACTGAGCCACATCACCATAGGCGTGGAAGAGTGCGAGCCTTCGGTAAAGAAGGCCAAAACCGCCGCGAGCGTCAAGGCTCAGGAAGCAGGATCTGAAGGAGGACAGGAATAA
- the rpsC gene encoding 30S ribosomal protein S3, whose protein sequence is MGQKVNPIGLRIGVNRDWDSKWYANDKDFAKKLLEDVKIRKTLKKQLYEDAVSSVEIERPAGNKVRVTINAAKAGHIIGRGGEGIERVRKTVEKLCADKTQVSINVVEIVTPETNAQLVAESIAQQIEKRISPKRAMKQSVKRAMFAGAKGIKVRCAGRLSGAEMARIEKENDGKVPLHTLRADIDYGFAEAWTQYGHIGVKVWIYKGDVLPGHRRKLQEANPRKNKKFGAHKGGVRRRNPNNSRGNKRNVDA, encoded by the coding sequence ATGGGACAAAAAGTCAACCCCATAGGTCTTCGTATTGGCGTAAACAGAGATTGGGATTCCAAGTGGTATGCCAATGACAAGGATTTTGCCAAGAAGCTTTTGGAAGATGTCAAGATAAGAAAGACTCTGAAGAAGCAGCTCTATGAAGATGCTGTTTCCTCGGTGGAGATCGAGAGACCTGCAGGCAACAAGGTGCGGGTCACCATCAACGCCGCCAAGGCGGGCCACATCATCGGCCGCGGCGGAGAGGGCATCGAAAGGGTGCGCAAGACAGTGGAAAAGCTGTGCGCCGACAAGACCCAGGTGTCCATCAACGTAGTGGAGATAGTCACTCCCGAGACCAACGCCCAGCTGGTAGCCGAGTCCATCGCCCAGCAGATAGAAAAGCGTATATCTCCCAAGAGGGCTATGAAGCAGTCCGTCAAGAGAGCCATGTTCGCCGGAGCCAAGGGCATCAAGGTCCGCTGCGCCGGCCGTCTGTCCGGCGCCGAAATGGCCCGTATAGAGAAGGAAAATGACGGCAAGGTGCCTCTTCACACTCTCCGGGCCGACATAGACTACGGCTTTGCCGAAGCCTGGACCCAGTACGGTCACATCGGCGTCAAGGTGTGGATATACAAGGGCGACGTGCTTCCCGGCCACAGAAGAAAGCTGCAGGAAGCCAATCCCAGAAAGAACAAGAAGTTCGGCGCCCACAAGGGCGGCGTGAGACGCCGCAATCCTAATAACAGCAGGGGGAACAAGCGAAATGTTGATGCCTAA
- the rplP gene encoding 50S ribosomal protein L16: MLMPKKTKYRKQQRGSRKGVATKGNTVVFGEFGLQSQEAAWITANQIEAARVAMTRYMKRGGQVWIRIFPDKPITKKPAETRMGKGKGNPEGWVAVVKPGRVMFEIGGVAPEIAYEAARLAIHKLPISVKVITKEEGA, encoded by the coding sequence ATGTTGATGCCTAAAAAAACCAAGTACAGAAAGCAGCAGCGCGGTTCTCGCAAGGGCGTAGCCACCAAGGGCAATACTGTAGTATTCGGTGAGTTCGGCCTTCAGTCACAGGAAGCCGCCTGGATCACCGCCAACCAGATCGAAGCCGCCAGAGTCGCCATGACCCGTTATATGAAGAGAGGCGGCCAGGTGTGGATACGCATCTTTCCCGACAAGCCTATCACCAAGAAGCCTGCCGAGACCCGTATGGGTAAGGGCAAGGGCAATCCCGAGGGATGGGTCGCTGTTGTGAAGCCCGGAAGAGTCATGTTTGAGATCGGCGGCGTAGCCCCCGAGATCGCATACGAAGCGGCCAGGCTGGCCATTCACAAGCTGCCTATCAGCGTGAAGGTCATTACCAAAGAGGAGGGAGCATAG
- the tuf gene encoding elongation factor Tu (EF-Tu; promotes GTP-dependent binding of aminoacyl-tRNA to the A-site of ribosomes during protein biosynthesis; when the tRNA anticodon matches the mRNA codon, GTP hydrolysis results; the inactive EF-Tu-GDP leaves the ribosome and release of GDP is promoted by elongation factor Ts; many prokaryotes have two copies of the gene encoding EF-Tu), which translates to EMVMPGDHVVITAELIHAIAMEEQLQFAIREGGRTVGAGIVTEIIE; encoded by the coding sequence CGAGATGGTCATGCCCGGTGACCACGTAGTCATCACTGCCGAGCTGATCCATGCTATCGCTATGGAAGAGCAGCTGCAGTTCGCTATCCGCGAAGGCGGCAGGACCGTAGGCGCCGGTATCGTTACCGAGATCATCGAATAG
- the rplB gene encoding 50S ribosomal protein L2 — protein MALRRYKPITPARRYYSVSTFEEITKTVPEKSLLAPMKNKGGRNNTGRLTVRHQGGAVKKQYRIIDFKRNKFGIEGKVAAIEYDPNRSCRIALINYTDGEKRYILCPMDLAVGSTVVSGERVDPRPGNSMPLANIPLGTLVHNVELKPGKGGQIVRSAGNSAQIMAKEGKYVTLRLPSGEMRNVLGVCYATIGRVGNEDHANISVGKAGRNRWLGKRPTVRGVAMNPCDHAHGGGEGKSPVGRKTPVSKWGKPAHGTKTRKPKLASNRLIVRRRDKK, from the coding sequence ATGGCACTCAGAAGATACAAACCGATCACTCCCGCCCGCAGATACTATTCGGTATCTACCTTTGAGGAAATCACCAAGACCGTTCCCGAAAAGAGCCTCCTTGCTCCCATGAAGAACAAGGGCGGCCGCAACAACACGGGCCGGCTCACGGTGCGCCACCAGGGCGGCGCAGTCAAAAAGCAGTACAGGATCATCGATTTCAAGAGAAACAAGTTCGGTATAGAAGGCAAGGTGGCCGCCATTGAGTACGACCCCAACAGGAGCTGCCGCATAGCTCTCATCAACTACACCGACGGCGAAAAGCGCTACATCCTGTGTCCCATGGACCTGGCGGTAGGCAGCACCGTGGTTTCCGGCGAAAGAGTGGATCCCCGTCCGGGCAATTCCATGCCTCTTGCCAACATACCTCTCGGTACCCTGGTCCACAACGTGGAGCTGAAGCCGGGCAAGGGCGGCCAGATAGTCCGCTCGGCAGGCAACAGCGCCCAGATCATGGCCAAGGAAGGCAAGTACGTCACCCTCAGGCTGCCCTCCGGCGAGATGAGGAACGTGCTGGGCGTGTGCTACGCCACCATAGGCAGAGTAGGCAACGAGGACCATGCCAACATATCCGTCGGCAAGGCCGGCAGAAACCGCTGGCTGGGCAAGCGCCCCACCGTCCGCGGCGTTGCCATGAACCCCTGCGACCACGCTCACGGAGGCGGCGAAGGCAAGTCTCCCGTTGGCCGCAAGACGCCTGTGTCCAAGTGGGGCAAGCCCGCTCACGGCACCAAGACCAGAAAGCCCAAGCTGGCATCCAACAGGCTGATCGTTCGCAGAAGAGACAAAAAGTAG
- the rplC gene encoding 50S ribosomal protein L3 gives MINGIIGKKIGMTQVFDEMGNLTAVTVVEAGPCVVTQIKTAEKDGYEAVQIAFGDVKDKRVPKPMKGHFAKAGSPCKRTVKEIKVDALDEVKVGDEIKADIFSTGDLIKVTGTSKGKGFAGAVKRYHFHGGEATHGSMFHRKPASGGATDAARTFKGSRRPGHMGNKQTTQRGLSVYRVDAFRNVILVAGSIPGPNGGTVVITRQLPGG, from the coding sequence ATGATTAACGGTATAATCGGAAAGAAAATAGGAATGACCCAGGTCTTTGATGAAATGGGCAACCTTACTGCCGTGACTGTTGTCGAAGCAGGTCCCTGCGTAGTGACGCAGATCAAGACTGCCGAGAAGGACGGCTACGAGGCTGTGCAGATCGCATTTGGCGACGTCAAGGACAAGCGCGTCCCCAAGCCTATGAAGGGTCATTTTGCCAAAGCCGGTTCTCCCTGCAAGAGGACCGTAAAAGAGATCAAGGTAGATGCTCTCGACGAAGTCAAAGTCGGCGACGAGATCAAGGCGGATATCTTCTCCACCGGCGATCTTATCAAGGTCACCGGCACCAGCAAAGGCAAGGGTTTTGCCGGCGCTGTCAAGAGATATCACTTCCATGGCGGCGAAGCCACTCACGGCTCCATGTTCCACCGCAAGCCCGCTTCCGGCGGCGCCACCGACGCGGCCAGGACCTTCAAGGGCTCCAGGAGACCGGGACACATGGGTAACAAGCAGACCACTCAGAGAGGTCTGTCCGTCTATAGAGTAGATGCTTTCAGAAATGTGATACTGGTTGCAGGCAGCATCCCCGGACCCAACGGCGGCACTGTTGTCATCACCAGACAGCTGCCCGGAGGATAA
- the rplX gene encoding 50S ribosomal protein L24, which yields MKKFKAAYNGKLKLKKGDEIIVLSGKDKGKRGKVIEAMPDTGEVRVDGINIVKKHQKSRATTTRAIAQQQSGEITMPAAISAEKVMLICPKCGKQTRIAKDVTSAGVSARKCKKCREWIDE from the coding sequence ATGAAAAAATTCAAAGCAGCCTATAATGGCAAACTGAAGCTGAAGAAGGGCGACGAGATCATCGTTCTTTCCGGCAAGGACAAGGGCAAGCGGGGCAAGGTCATCGAGGCAATGCCCGACACGGGCGAAGTGAGAGTTGACGGCATCAACATAGTGAAGAAGCACCAGAAGAGCCGCGCCACTACCACCAGAGCCATCGCCCAGCAGCAGTCCGGCGAGATCACCATGCCCGCCGCCATCAGCGCTGAAAAGGTGATGCTCATCTGCCCCAAGTGCGGCAAGCAGACCAGGATAGCCAAGGACGTGACGTCCGCCGGCGTTTCTGCCCGCAAGTGCAAGAAGTGCCGCGAGTGGATCGACGAGTAG
- a CDS encoding elongation factor G — MKNYPVDAIRNIALAGHGGTGKTTLIEAMLFNAGVTSRLGKVDDGNTVSDYDVDEVSRKMSLYTTVCPLEWKDTKINLVDTPGFADFIGDVIGAMSAVETALIVVDGSGTVEVGTDNAWEKATEAGIAKIFFINKHDKENMSWSGTIDALRDAYGHEVTPVYIPIGKEAGFSGVVDILNKKAYKYDAARKASAEIDIPADMTDQAEELRAQLIENIAEVDDELTEKYLLEDTLSEEDIAFGFKKGISEGKFYPVLVGSAALNVGIDNLMDFIAAYCPAPKVEEGGLKARVFKTLADPYVGKLTYFKVISGTFSGDSRVYDVNTEKEERVGQVYHVLGKTQTGVSEISTGDIGAVAKLASVQTGDTLGEKTTEALPALNFPEPVYALAVKAANKAAEDKMGPAFAKLMEEDPTFKTYRDNETGQSIVASLGDVHLGITMDKLKRKFGVEVTTETPKVAYRETITITAEAQGKHKKQTGGSGQYGDCTIRMEPMPRGGGYEFVDAIVGGAIPRQYIPAVDKGIQEAMTKGIQAGCQCVDIKITCFDGSYHPVDSKDIAFQMAGKIAFKVAAEKAKPVILEPIMKVRITVPSDCMGDVMGDLNTKRGRVAGMDDAGAGRQIINATVPQNEMLNYCIELRSLSKGRGKFTSEFDHYEEAPMNITQKIIADYEKSKEE; from the coding sequence ATGAAAAATTATCCCGTTGATGCGATCAGAAACATCGCCCTGGCCGGTCATGGCGGCACAGGCAAGACCACTTTGATCGAAGCGATGCTGTTCAACGCCGGCGTCACCAGCCGCCTGGGCAAGGTGGACGACGGCAACACCGTGTCGGACTACGACGTGGACGAAGTGTCCCGCAAGATGAGCCTCTACACCACGGTGTGCCCCCTGGAGTGGAAGGACACCAAGATCAATCTGGTGGACACTCCGGGCTTTGCCGACTTTATCGGCGACGTCATCGGAGCCATGAGCGCCGTGGAGACCGCCCTCATAGTGGTTGACGGCAGCGGCACCGTGGAAGTGGGCACCGACAACGCCTGGGAAAAGGCCACCGAGGCCGGCATCGCCAAGATATTCTTTATCAACAAGCACGACAAGGAAAACATGAGCTGGAGCGGCACCATCGACGCCCTCCGGGACGCCTACGGTCACGAAGTCACCCCCGTGTATATCCCCATCGGCAAGGAAGCCGGTTTTTCCGGTGTGGTGGACATCCTGAACAAGAAGGCTTACAAATACGACGCGGCCAGGAAGGCCTCTGCGGAGATCGACATCCCCGCGGATATGACCGACCAGGCCGAGGAGCTCAGAGCCCAGCTTATCGAAAACATCGCCGAGGTGGATGACGAGCTCACCGAAAAGTATCTGCTGGAAGACACTCTCTCCGAAGAGGATATAGCCTTCGGCTTCAAGAAGGGTATCAGCGAAGGCAAGTTTTATCCCGTGCTGGTGGGCTCCGCTGCCCTCAACGTGGGCATAGACAATCTGATGGACTTCATAGCCGCATACTGCCCCGCTCCCAAGGTGGAGGAGGGCGGCCTGAAGGCCCGCGTGTTCAAGACTCTGGCAGACCCCTACGTGGGCAAGCTGACCTACTTCAAGGTCATCTCCGGCACCTTTTCCGGTGATTCGAGGGTCTATGACGTGAACACCGAAAAAGAAGAGAGAGTGGGCCAGGTCTATCACGTGCTGGGCAAGACCCAGACAGGCGTCAGCGAGATCAGCACAGGCGACATAGGCGCCGTAGCCAAGCTGGCATCGGTGCAGACCGGCGACACTCTGGGCGAAAAGACCACCGAGGCTCTGCCCGCCCTGAACTTCCCCGAGCCCGTATACGCTCTGGCCGTCAAGGCCGCCAACAAGGCTGCCGAGGACAAGATGGGCCCCGCCTTTGCCAAGCTGATGGAAGAGGATCCCACCTTCAAGACCTATCGCGACAACGAGACCGGCCAGTCCATAGTCGCCAGCCTGGGTGACGTGCATCTGGGCATCACCATGGACAAGCTGAAGAGAAAGTTCGGCGTGGAGGTCACTACCGAGACCCCCAAGGTGGCCTACAGAGAGACCATCACCATCACAGCCGAGGCCCAGGGCAAGCACAAGAAGCAGACCGGCGGCAGCGGCCAGTACGGCGACTGTACCATCCGGATGGAGCCCATGCCCAGAGGCGGCGGCTACGAGTTCGTGGACGCCATCGTGGGCGGCGCCATACCCCGCCAGTATATACCTGCGGTGGACAAGGGCATCCAGGAAGCCATGACCAAGGGCATCCAGGCAGGCTGCCAGTGCGTGGACATCAAGATCACCTGCTTCGACGGCAGCTACCACCCCGTGGACTCCAAGGATATAGCCTTCCAGATGGCCGGCAAGATAGCCTTCAAGGTTGCGGCCGAAAAGGCAAAGCCCGTGATACTGGAGCCTATCATGAAGGTGAGGATCACAGTCCCCAGCGATTGTATGGGCGACGTGATGGGCGATCTGAACACGAAGCGCGGCAGAGTGGCAGGCATGGACGATGCGGGCGCCGGCAGGCAGATCATCAACGCTACCGTTCCTCAGAACGAGATGCTGAATTACTGCATAGAGCTTCGCTCCCTGTCCAAGGGCCGCGGCAAATTCACCAGTGAGTTTGACCACTACGAAGAAGCGCCCATGAACATCACTCAGAAGATCATTGCGGATTATGAAAAGTCCAAGGAAGAATAA
- the rpsH gene encoding 30S ribosomal protein S8 produces the protein MMVTDPVADLLTRIRNANQASHESALVPASKLNMELVKILADEGFIKGYDMVADAKFPTAKVYLKYGPKQEKIITNLKRISKPGLRVYVKRDAVPRVLRGLGIAIISTSKGVMVDREARKLGIGGEVLCYVW, from the coding sequence ATGATGGTTACAGACCCCGTTGCCGATTTGCTTACCAGAATAAGAAATGCAAATCAGGCAAGTCACGAATCCGCTCTTGTTCCTGCCAGCAAGCTGAACATGGAGCTGGTGAAGATCCTGGCCGACGAGGGCTTTATCAAGGGCTACGACATGGTAGCCGATGCGAAGTTCCCCACGGCCAAGGTGTATCTCAAATACGGCCCCAAGCAGGAAAAGATCATTACCAACCTGAAGAGGATATCCAAGCCCGGCCTGCGTGTTTACGTCAAGAGAGACGCAGTCCCCAGAGTGCTCCGCGGCCTGGGTATCGCTATCATCAGCACCTCCAAGGGTGTGATGGTGGACCGCGAGGCCCGCAAGCTGGGCATCGGCGGCGAAGTGTTGTGTTACGTGTGGTAG